In Brevibacillus brevis, a genomic segment contains:
- a CDS encoding N-acetylmuramoyl-L-alanine amidase: MAPIVILDAGHGGVDPGGGNNAQFTEKNMTLNMTLYQYRRLQELHIPVAVTRSSDVTLPSEERAALVRNSGAKYCICNHINAGGGRGSEVIYSIYSPAAFPRLIADELEAEGMPNRRIFTRTLPNNPRQDYYFMNRETGSVETVIIEYGFADNPLDADKLAKDWKNLAEAVIRAFCEYAQLPYQPPKPSTPTNGGGGTGGNSGDGGSTSPGGSSPDNGGDAGVPDWKQEAIDWMFEQGLLTNEDWRSQGDKPLPLWAEAVILKRLYEKLKP, encoded by the coding sequence ATGGCTCCAATCGTCATTTTGGACGCCGGGCACGGTGGCGTCGACCCAGGCGGAGGGAACAACGCGCAATTTACCGAGAAAAATATGACGTTGAACATGACCCTCTACCAATACCGCCGACTCCAGGAATTGCATATTCCGGTGGCGGTCACGAGATCGTCTGACGTGACGCTTCCCAGCGAAGAGCGGGCAGCGCTCGTCCGAAACAGCGGAGCGAAATATTGCATATGCAACCATATCAATGCGGGAGGCGGACGCGGCTCTGAAGTGATCTACTCCATCTACAGCCCCGCTGCGTTTCCCCGCCTGATCGCCGATGAGCTGGAGGCGGAAGGAATGCCGAACAGGCGGATCTTCACCCGGACGCTTCCGAACAATCCGCGCCAGGATTATTACTTCATGAACCGGGAGACCGGCAGCGTGGAGACGGTGATCATCGAATACGGCTTCGCCGACAATCCATTGGACGCGGATAAACTGGCCAAAGATTGGAAAAATCTCGCAGAGGCAGTCATCCGAGCCTTTTGCGAGTACGCCCAGCTGCCGTATCAGCCGCCGAAGCCAAGTACCCCGACTAACGGCGGTGGCGGCACCGGTGGAAATTCCGGGGATGGAGGAAGCACCAGTCCCGGGGGCTCAAGTCCGGACAACGGAGGTGACGCAGGCGTGCCTGACTGGAAACAGGAAGCAATCGACTGGATGTTCGAGCAGGGCTTGCTGACCAATGAAGACTGGCGCAGCCAGGGCGACAAGCCGCTCCCCTTGTGGGCGGAAGCCGTCATTCTGAAACGGTTGTACGAAAAGTTGAAACCTTGA
- a CDS encoding YneF family protein gives MAWYNWVIPIVTLLLGLVGGFAGGTYYLKKQMQNMQMDEKQLQAMARSMGMNLNQKQLKQMSRTMKNMKMPNKMPNKFGK, from the coding sequence ATGGCTTGGTACAACTGGGTAATCCCGATCGTTACACTTTTGCTCGGCCTGGTAGGCGGTTTTGCCGGAGGCACTTATTATTTGAAGAAGCAAATGCAAAACATGCAAATGGATGAAAAGCAGCTGCAAGCCATGGCTCGTTCGATGGGCATGAATTTGAACCAAAAACAGCTGAAGCAAATGAGCCGCACGATGAAAAACATGAAAATGCCAAACAAAATGCCAAATAAATTCGGAAAATAA
- a CDS encoding class I SAM-dependent methyltransferase — translation MKENQVSLTSIMTAYIRGYHATYDSPKIFDDTLAYQLIPEERRTLIEQGLSSALKQQSSSEQPAALRFFLQSMGLPQVVSRSKFTEETVEKVVEQGLEQYVILGAGMDTFAFRHPELLKKIRVFEVDHPATQTFKRNRLAELGWETPPNLQFVPVDFSKESLAEAFNGVSYDPKAASIFSWLGVTMYLSRDEVFATLRSITEIAPTGSLIIFDYFEALTAARSAQKIQEELKKIGEPIKTGFDPSTLASDLAKIGIRLIENLRPADIQNRYFNGRTDGYHASELVHFALAMVE, via the coding sequence ATGAAAGAAAACCAAGTTAGCCTAACTTCCATCATGACTGCCTATATTCGCGGATATCACGCCACATATGATAGCCCCAAAATTTTTGATGACACTCTAGCCTATCAATTAATACCAGAGGAAAGACGTACGCTCATTGAACAAGGCTTGTCGAGTGCTCTCAAGCAACAATCCAGCTCCGAGCAACCTGCTGCTTTGAGATTCTTTTTACAATCAATGGGTTTACCCCAGGTGGTCAGCCGTTCAAAGTTTACGGAAGAAACCGTTGAGAAGGTTGTTGAACAGGGACTGGAGCAGTATGTGATACTCGGGGCAGGAATGGATACATTTGCTTTTCGACACCCGGAACTTTTGAAAAAAATTCGTGTATTTGAGGTTGACCACCCGGCTACACAAACCTTTAAACGTAATCGACTGGCTGAGTTGGGTTGGGAAACTCCGCCAAATTTGCAATTTGTTCCGGTCGATTTCTCAAAAGAAAGTCTGGCAGAGGCATTCAATGGAGTCTCGTACGATCCGAAAGCCGCAAGTATTTTTAGCTGGTTAGGTGTCACAATGTACTTGTCACGAGATGAAGTGTTCGCAACACTTCGTTCGATCACCGAAATTGCCCCAACAGGAAGCTTAATTATATTTGATTACTTTGAAGCACTTACAGCTGCTCGAAGTGCACAAAAAATTCAGGAGGAATTGAAAAAGATAGGGGAGCCGATAAAAACCGGCTTCGACCCGTCGACCTTGGCTTCTGATCTTGCAAAGATAGGAATCCGCCTCATTGAAAACTTACGTCCAGCTGACATCCAAAATCGGTATTTCAATGGGCGAACGGACGGCTATCACGCATCGGAACTGGTGCATTTTGCGCTGGCCATGGTCGAATAG
- a CDS encoding TSUP family transporter has product MDMDLSTILFLALFGFVAAFIDSTVGGGGLISLPALLGLGMPPYLALGTNKLAGTISSASSSFTFIRSGKFDKKLMLMLFPVSLIGAYFGAKTVLFVPQELLKVLVIVMMALIFVYTLFNKRFGEMANFKGYTKFTLGLGIPLTFIIGFYDGFFGPGTGSFFVFLMVLLFGYDFVIAAGNGRILNLASNIAALTVFLFEGKVIFVTGLVMGVAMLLGATLGARMAIKTGVRYVRPLFLIVSITLITKMVYELIFS; this is encoded by the coding sequence GTGGACATGGATTTATCAACGATACTTTTCTTGGCCCTCTTCGGTTTTGTCGCCGCCTTTATCGACAGCACCGTGGGCGGCGGCGGACTGATTTCCCTGCCCGCTCTGCTCGGGCTTGGAATGCCGCCTTACCTCGCGCTGGGGACGAACAAGCTGGCCGGGACGATTTCATCCGCCAGCAGCTCGTTTACGTTTATCCGCAGCGGCAAGTTCGACAAGAAGCTGATGCTGATGCTTTTCCCCGTCTCGCTCATCGGGGCGTACTTCGGGGCGAAAACGGTGCTGTTCGTCCCGCAGGAGCTCCTGAAAGTGCTCGTGATCGTCATGATGGCTCTGATCTTCGTGTATACGCTCTTCAACAAGCGGTTCGGCGAAATGGCCAACTTCAAGGGCTACACCAAGTTCACCCTCGGGCTGGGCATTCCTTTGACATTCATCATCGGGTTTTATGACGGATTCTTCGGACCGGGCACCGGATCCTTCTTCGTTTTTTTGATGGTGCTGCTGTTCGGCTACGATTTCGTCATCGCGGCTGGAAACGGACGTATCCTCAATCTGGCGAGCAACATCGCGGCGCTCACGGTCTTTCTGTTCGAAGGCAAGGTCATTTTCGTGACCGGCCTGGTCATGGGTGTGGCCATGCTGCTCGGTGCGACCCTTGGAGCCCGCATGGCGATCAAAACCGGCGTGCGCTACGTCCGTCCTCTCTTTTTGATCGTCTCGATTACCCTCATCACCAAAATGGTGTACGAACTGATTTTTTCCTGA
- a CDS encoding superoxide dismutase codes for MAHQLPALPYAHNALEPHIDAQTMEIHHGRHHATYVNNLNAALEGHADLQSKSVEELISNLDALPESIRTAVRNNGGGHANHTLFWEILSPNGGGAPTGELADAINAAFGSFDNFKAEFAKAATGRFGSGWAWLVADGGKVAITSTPNQDSPIMEGKTPILGLDVWEHAYYLKYQNKRPDYIGAFWNVVNWDEVSKRFAAAK; via the coding sequence ATGGCACATCAACTTCCTGCACTGCCTTATGCACACAACGCTCTGGAACCGCATATCGACGCTCAAACCATGGAGATTCACCACGGTCGTCACCATGCTACTTATGTAAACAACCTGAACGCTGCTCTGGAAGGTCACGCTGACCTGCAAAGCAAAAGCGTGGAAGAGCTGATCAGCAACCTCGACGCTTTGCCAGAATCCATCCGCACTGCAGTTCGCAACAATGGCGGCGGACATGCAAACCACACCCTGTTCTGGGAAATCCTCAGCCCGAACGGCGGCGGCGCGCCAACTGGCGAGCTGGCTGACGCGATCAACGCAGCTTTCGGCAGCTTTGACAACTTCAAAGCAGAATTCGCGAAAGCAGCAACCGGCCGTTTCGGTTCCGGTTGGGCTTGGCTGGTAGCAGATGGCGGCAAAGTGGCTATCACTTCCACTCCAAACCAAGACAGCCCAATCATGGAAGGCAAAACGCCTATCCTGGGTCTGGACGTTTGGGAGCACGCTTACTACCTGAAATACCAAAACAAACGCCCTGACTACATCGGCGCGTTCTGGAACGTAGTAAACTGGGATGAAGTAAGCAAGCGTTTCGCTGCTGCGAAATAA
- a CDS encoding DUF308 domain-containing protein produces MIKSQPSNNHPSVIGFTTIERIFVLVIPPVLGLILGYFLPAIAEWAAGLPWFPFQGPLELVASVHGKWITIVTTFIGLVAGMWLSDLVIKESLFITVTDDKVVLKIKGSVQRFSRSDIDAVFIDGKNLVLLGNAGQELAREPYESTPAKIGDTFVKHRYPWSFAGDPYETEYRLWVDDTPDLPPALNALLRAREQALQKEDVESAREIQREAGKLGIMVRDRGKFQYWRNPSKENRG; encoded by the coding sequence ATGATCAAATCGCAACCGAGCAACAATCATCCCTCCGTAATCGGGTTCACGACGATTGAGCGCATATTTGTGCTGGTTATTCCACCTGTTCTCGGACTTATTCTGGGGTATTTCCTGCCTGCTATCGCAGAGTGGGCTGCCGGATTGCCTTGGTTCCCCTTTCAAGGGCCCTTGGAGCTAGTCGCATCCGTTCACGGGAAGTGGATTACCATTGTAACGACTTTTATAGGCTTGGTTGCAGGGATGTGGCTCTCTGATCTGGTAATAAAAGAAAGTCTTTTCATCACAGTTACTGATGATAAAGTGGTATTAAAAATAAAGGGTTCCGTGCAACGTTTTTCCCGATCGGATATCGATGCGGTGTTTATCGATGGCAAGAACCTGGTCCTCCTTGGAAATGCGGGTCAAGAGTTAGCTCGCGAGCCTTATGAATCGACACCTGCCAAGATAGGAGATACATTCGTCAAGCACCGTTATCCATGGTCGTTCGCCGGGGACCCGTATGAGACGGAATACCGCCTGTGGGTGGACGATACGCCGGATTTGCCGCCAGCCTTAAACGCCCTGCTGAGGGCTCGGGAACAGGCATTGCAAAAGGAAGACGTAGAATCGGCTAGAGAGATCCAACGTGAAGCTGGCAAACTTGGGATCATGGTACGAGACAGAGGGAAGTTTCAATATTGGAGAAACCCAAGTAAAGAAAATCGAGGTTGA
- a CDS encoding TetR/AcrR family transcriptional regulator has product MTHKKTDEKKSFISEARRSQIVEAAIMTLDEIGYIHASMAQIAKKAGISTALISYHFRDKKDLMDYTLLMLLSDMSSYVLERTQAMVTPRDKLRAYIEASIGYHADKPTYNVALIEILFHARTADNVPYYKLDDDEENPLESELQQILLAGQEKKEFGAFNVRVLASAIRGAIDEYVFNRKLNSTIDPQSYSSELVNLFYRVVTRD; this is encoded by the coding sequence ATGACCCATAAAAAAACAGACGAAAAAAAATCCTTCATTTCCGAAGCCAGGCGTTCACAGATCGTAGAAGCGGCCATCATGACATTGGATGAGATCGGGTATATTCACGCAAGCATGGCCCAAATCGCCAAAAAGGCGGGAATCAGCACCGCATTAATTTCTTACCATTTCCGGGACAAAAAGGATCTGATGGATTACACCTTATTGATGCTGCTATCCGACATGTCCTCCTACGTCTTGGAGCGCACGCAAGCAATGGTGACTCCGCGCGACAAGCTCCGAGCTTACATCGAAGCCAGTATCGGTTATCACGCCGACAAGCCTACGTACAATGTTGCGCTGATCGAGATTTTATTTCATGCCCGGACGGCTGACAATGTGCCTTATTACAAGCTGGACGACGATGAAGAGAATCCTCTGGAGAGCGAGCTGCAACAGATTTTGCTTGCTGGACAGGAGAAAAAGGAGTTTGGCGCGTTCAATGTTCGGGTGTTGGCCAGCGCAATTCGAGGAGCGATCGACGAATATGTCTTCAATCGGAAGCTGAATAGTACCATCGATCCGCAGTCCTACAGCTCCGAATTGGTGAATCTGTTCTACCGCGTGGTTACGAGGGACTGA
- a CDS encoding MBL fold metallo-hydrolase has translation MKRNSFARLLTFPLSVACLAGFLFLPSPVSATSTAFPQGQAPTADAAAIKVTLLGTGSPLLSMDRFGPSTLVEVGKERLLFDAGRGAALRLSQMSILPGQIDKLFLTHLHSDHTTGIPDVWLTGSLPTAGKRATPFQVWGPAGTAEMMANLEKAYQEDILVRKENQKEKLDGLTAVGHDISQGVVYDKDGVQVVAFLVDHGPMEPSYGYRINYRGHSVVISGDTRYNENLIQYAKGTDLLIHEVAAAKPEDKSPAIQNILAIHTTPEEAGKVFQQVKPKLAVYTHIVLLDGLTDADAELAVRTSKTYDGKLVVGEDLMSFTVGDQVAVTEPRFTLAP, from the coding sequence TTGAAAAGAAACAGCTTTGCTCGACTGCTCACTTTTCCGCTGTCCGTTGCCTGTCTTGCCGGATTCCTGTTTCTCCCTTCGCCCGTTTCGGCTACCAGTACCGCTTTTCCACAAGGACAAGCTCCCACGGCAGACGCTGCTGCCATCAAGGTGACGTTGCTGGGAACCGGCTCCCCCTTGCTCAGCATGGATCGTTTCGGACCGTCGACTCTGGTCGAGGTCGGCAAGGAACGGCTGCTGTTTGATGCCGGCAGAGGCGCTGCATTGCGGCTCAGTCAGATGTCGATCCTCCCCGGACAAATCGACAAGCTGTTTTTGACTCACCTGCACTCCGATCATACGACGGGCATCCCGGATGTGTGGTTGACCGGATCGCTTCCGACCGCGGGCAAAAGGGCTACTCCGTTCCAGGTATGGGGCCCGGCAGGCACTGCCGAAATGATGGCCAACCTGGAAAAGGCCTACCAGGAGGACATCCTCGTGCGCAAGGAAAACCAGAAGGAAAAGCTGGACGGGCTTACAGCTGTCGGCCATGACATCTCCCAAGGCGTCGTCTACGATAAAGACGGAGTGCAGGTGGTCGCCTTCCTCGTCGACCACGGACCCATGGAGCCCAGCTACGGGTACCGGATCAATTACCGCGGCCACTCCGTCGTGATTTCCGGCGATACGCGCTACAATGAAAACCTGATTCAGTACGCCAAAGGGACGGACCTTTTGATCCACGAAGTCGCGGCGGCAAAACCCGAGGACAAGTCCCCCGCCATCCAGAACATCTTGGCGATCCATACGACTCCCGAAGAAGCAGGGAAGGTATTCCAGCAAGTCAAGCCAAAGCTGGCCGTCTACACGCACATCGTCCTCCTCGACGGCTTGACCGACGCCGATGCCGAGCTGGCTGTCCGCACGAGCAAAACGTACGACGGAAAGCTCGTCGTCGGGGAAGATCTCATGTCCTTTACCGTCGGGGATCAAGTCGCCGTGACGGAACCCCGCTTTACTCTGGCTCCGTAA
- a CDS encoding extracellular solute-binding protein produces the protein MKKGKWLHGIATAALLTSVALAGCSSSEGGSAGNASGGESGGKKELGSIAFYSPETPDMTKEMGQAFEKQNPGSSVNVQYAGTNVLVNRMIAEKDNPMADLWYGGGGFLPFESAKDKGIITSYTPESIKDWPEVRDGIKVRDKDWKWIGAEVFVLGFVYNTDLVKPEDLPKTWDDLLDPKWKGKIQMPNPAASGTATLLVLSQLMAKGEDQGWDYFKKLVDQMSAMPDSGSAPTKAVAKGEALIGIGFDFMAYENKAKGEKVDFIVPEKTPIIVNPVSLVENGPNPDGGKAFIDYLLSKEGQQTLADWYHIPISKEVQSKTPLTLEKVIPHAQEMDVDWVVKNYDRVRNEWRQKFQ, from the coding sequence ATGAAAAAAGGCAAATGGCTTCACGGAATCGCTACGGCGGCGCTGCTCACATCGGTCGCGCTCGCGGGCTGCTCGTCCTCCGAAGGGGGCTCTGCCGGCAATGCAAGCGGCGGGGAAAGCGGAGGAAAGAAGGAACTGGGCTCTATCGCGTTTTACTCTCCGGAAACACCTGATATGACCAAAGAGATGGGACAGGCTTTCGAAAAACAAAACCCAGGCTCTTCTGTAAACGTCCAATACGCGGGAACGAACGTGCTCGTCAACCGGATGATCGCAGAGAAAGACAACCCGATGGCGGACCTCTGGTACGGCGGCGGCGGCTTCCTGCCGTTCGAATCCGCGAAGGACAAAGGCATCATCACGTCTTATACGCCTGAGTCGATCAAGGATTGGCCGGAAGTGCGCGACGGCATCAAGGTGCGCGACAAGGATTGGAAGTGGATCGGCGCTGAGGTGTTCGTACTGGGCTTCGTTTACAACACCGATCTGGTGAAGCCGGAAGATTTGCCGAAAACGTGGGATGATTTGCTCGATCCGAAATGGAAGGGCAAGATCCAAATGCCGAACCCTGCCGCGTCGGGTACAGCTACTCTCCTGGTGCTTAGCCAGCTGATGGCAAAGGGCGAAGACCAAGGTTGGGACTATTTCAAAAAGCTGGTGGACCAGATGAGCGCCATGCCTGATTCGGGCTCCGCTCCTACGAAAGCGGTTGCAAAAGGAGAAGCCTTGATCGGCATCGGCTTTGACTTCATGGCTTACGAGAATAAGGCGAAGGGCGAAAAAGTGGACTTCATCGTCCCGGAAAAGACACCGATTATCGTAAACCCGGTATCGCTGGTGGAAAACGGTCCAAACCCGGACGGCGGAAAAGCCTTTATCGACTATCTGCTCTCCAAGGAAGGACAGCAAACCCTGGCTGACTGGTATCATATCCCGATCTCCAAAGAAGTGCAGTCCAAGACGCCACTGACGTTGGAAAAGGTCATCCCGCATGCGCAGGAGATGGATGTGGACTGGGTCGTGAAAAACTACGACCGCGTACGCAACGAATGGCGCCAAAAATTCCAATAA
- a CDS encoding ABC transporter ATP-binding protein has product MGSVKIEHLHKQFNGNTALEDVNLEIREGEFFALLGPSGCGKTTTMRCVAGFETPTSGSIYIGDRNVNQIPANQRNCGMVFQSYALFPHLNVFENVAYSLNIRRFYEGGFGAKLSTLAHLLNRRLGKVDRSIEQKVRDALDFVELGQMADRLPGQLSGGQQQRVALARALVMEPAVLLMDEPLSNLDKKLRNVMRVTIRQIQQKVGITTIFVTHDQEEAMSMADRVAVMHGGRLVQVDTPTALYSNPVNKFVADFVGSSNILNGTVKGVNEAGETVIQIGENRQLRSTYPTSKKDVEVIIRPESIRLFTADQAVSEENTLDGTIELSTYLGPTIRYDVKVGELSFEVDTVFEAGSPILPSGTAVKLQIDPNRVVAL; this is encoded by the coding sequence GTGGGATCGGTGAAGATTGAGCATTTGCACAAACAATTTAACGGAAACACCGCTTTGGAAGATGTCAATCTGGAGATTCGGGAGGGCGAGTTCTTCGCCCTCCTGGGTCCATCCGGTTGCGGGAAAACGACGACGATGCGCTGCGTCGCCGGTTTCGAGACGCCGACATCGGGCAGCATCTACATCGGAGACCGAAACGTCAACCAGATCCCGGCCAATCAGCGCAATTGCGGGATGGTATTCCAAAGCTACGCGCTCTTTCCGCATCTCAACGTGTTTGAGAATGTGGCGTACAGCCTGAATATCCGCCGCTTTTACGAAGGCGGCTTCGGCGCCAAGCTGTCCACGCTGGCCCACCTGTTGAACAGAAGGCTCGGCAAAGTGGATCGCAGCATCGAACAAAAAGTCCGGGACGCGCTCGATTTCGTGGAACTGGGGCAAATGGCGGACCGTCTGCCGGGACAGCTGTCCGGCGGCCAGCAGCAGCGCGTGGCGCTGGCCCGCGCACTCGTGATGGAGCCGGCCGTCCTGCTGATGGATGAGCCGCTGTCCAACCTGGATAAAAAGCTGCGCAACGTGATGCGCGTCACGATCCGCCAGATCCAGCAGAAAGTGGGAATCACGACGATTTTCGTGACGCACGACCAGGAAGAAGCGATGAGCATGGCCGACCGCGTCGCCGTCATGCACGGCGGACGTCTGGTGCAGGTCGATACGCCGACGGCTTTGTACAGCAATCCGGTCAACAAGTTCGTAGCGGATTTCGTAGGGTCTTCCAACATTTTGAATGGAACCGTCAAAGGTGTGAATGAAGCGGGAGAGACGGTGATCCAGATCGGCGAAAACAGGCAGCTGCGCTCCACGTATCCGACGAGCAAGAAAGACGTGGAGGTCATCATCCGGCCGGAAAGCATTCGCCTGTTTACCGCAGATCAAGCAGTAAGCGAGGAGAACACCCTGGATGGAACGATTGAACTATCCACTTATTTGGGCCCGACGATCCGATACGACGTCAAGGTGGGCGAGCTAAGCTTTGAGGTTGATACGGTGTTTGAAGCGGGCAGTCCAATCTTGCCATCGGGAACAGCGGTGAAGCTGCAAATCGATCCGAATCGCGTGGTGGCTTTATGA
- a CDS encoding iron ABC transporter permease: protein MMKRFTSKLNGLSVLKWLIYLFFFVFLLVPLFSILLVSFTGQPVNIFGSFTSQKILASTIKKLSNLSVEAYTSIFQEGNSYFAALINSLKLGTGVAVLVTLVVLPIAYAFARTKMPFKSFFAALCTIPLIMPTFISSHAFVLMFGKTGWVTQLYHSFGGEGVIFDVQSMLGIVLVQVFFFFPYALWPMVAAFKICDVTLEEASQNLGARSWYTFLRVTLPLAVPGIVSSMLLIFTVSFSDFGTPIILAPKDLNLIVVESYREIAGFFNWAGSAVLTVIMLLVAAFFFWLQRLVIKGREYGTISGKPTKQKLNDHKGTITGLTIYTFLIMLVPILALASIFLSSISTTWGHHALPDGYTLNHYKTIFSTSGKNIWNSMLLAAGTLVLSVVISTFVSYFVVRRGSGGLDFVSSIPLIVPGIALGIALIQTFNTAPIHLTGTALLLIIAYTIRRMPYMIRSTMSSMMAIRKDIEEAAVSLGASSLIAALTVIGPLMLPGIAAGAILVFVTVIKETSISILLAPTDWAPMSLAVFQNLLRGEYYTACAMAILIIAIVIILQALAKKITKDQLY from the coding sequence ATGATGAAACGGTTCACCTCCAAGCTCAATGGATTATCCGTTCTCAAGTGGCTCATTTATCTCTTTTTCTTTGTCTTCCTGCTCGTCCCGCTCTTTTCGATTTTGCTCGTCAGCTTTACGGGACAGCCGGTCAATATTTTCGGCAGCTTTACCAGCCAGAAAATATTGGCTTCCACGATCAAGAAGCTGTCCAATCTGTCGGTTGAAGCGTACACGTCGATCTTTCAGGAAGGAAACAGCTATTTTGCCGCGTTGATCAACAGCTTGAAGCTCGGGACGGGGGTAGCTGTCCTGGTTACGCTGGTGGTGCTGCCGATCGCGTATGCCTTCGCTCGGACGAAGATGCCTTTCAAGTCTTTTTTTGCGGCTCTGTGCACGATTCCGCTGATCATGCCGACCTTCATCTCCTCCCATGCCTTTGTCCTGATGTTCGGGAAAACCGGCTGGGTGACGCAACTCTACCACAGCTTTGGGGGCGAAGGGGTGATTTTCGACGTGCAGTCCATGCTCGGAATCGTCCTGGTGCAAGTGTTTTTCTTCTTCCCCTACGCCTTGTGGCCGATGGTGGCTGCGTTCAAGATTTGCGATGTCACTCTGGAGGAAGCCTCGCAAAATCTGGGAGCGCGCAGCTGGTACACGTTTTTGCGCGTGACGCTGCCGCTGGCGGTACCGGGTATCGTCTCCAGCATGCTGCTGATCTTCACCGTCAGCTTTTCCGATTTCGGGACGCCGATCATTTTGGCTCCGAAAGATCTGAATCTGATCGTCGTGGAGTCGTACCGCGAAATCGCCGGATTTTTCAACTGGGCCGGTTCTGCGGTGCTGACCGTGATCATGCTGCTCGTCGCGGCCTTCTTCTTCTGGCTGCAGCGGCTGGTGATCAAGGGCAGGGAGTACGGCACCATTTCCGGAAAGCCGACCAAGCAAAAGCTGAACGACCACAAAGGGACGATCACGGGACTGACCATCTACACGTTTTTGATCATGCTCGTACCGATCCTGGCGCTCGCTTCGATCTTTCTGTCCTCGATCTCTACCACATGGGGACACCACGCGCTGCCGGACGGCTATACGTTGAACCATTACAAGACGATTTTCAGCACGTCGGGTAAAAACATCTGGAACAGCATGCTGCTGGCAGCCGGGACGCTGGTGCTGAGCGTCGTCATCTCGACCTTCGTTTCGTATTTCGTCGTGCGTAGAGGCTCGGGCGGACTCGACTTCGTCTCGTCCATCCCGTTGATCGTACCCGGCATCGCGCTGGGGATCGCACTGATCCAGACCTTCAATACAGCGCCGATCCATCTGACAGGTACGGCCCTTTTGCTCATCATCGCCTATACCATTCGGCGGATGCCGTACATGATCCGCTCGACGATGAGCTCGATGATGGCGATCCGCAAAGACATCGAGGAAGCGGCAGTCAGCCTCGGAGCCTCTTCCCTGATCGCCGCGCTCACCGTCATTGGACCGCTGATGCTGCCGGGGATCGCGGCGGGAGCCATTCTGGTCTTCGTCACGGTCATCAAGGAGACCAGCATTTCGATTCTGTTGGCCCCGACCGATTGGGCGCCGATGAGCCTGGCGGTTTTCCAAAACCTGCTGCGCGGTGAATATTATACAGCGTGCGCGATGGCGATCCTGATTATCGCGATCGTCATCATTCTCCAGGCGCTGGCGAAGAAGATCACGAAAGACCAGCTCTATTGA
- a CDS encoding HAD-IIA family hydrolase, with translation MKGFIFDLDGTVYLGDRLIDGAVEAIQTLRERGDKVVFLSNKPIATRQSYAHKLTKMGIPTSKDDVLNSSLIVARYLQKVCKEGDKVLVIGEEPIRDELREHGIAMSDNPLDVQYVVLSWDRHFTYDRLNDLYQAAIRGATVIASNPDRTCPLEDGQIPDTGALIGALEGATGQPIQLVVGKPSPIAAEAAVQHLGLDYSACYMVGDRLETDIKMGNDTGMNSVLVLTGISTREMAETSEHSPRYILNSIKEIVNL, from the coding sequence ATGAAAGGATTCATTTTTGATCTGGACGGCACCGTCTACCTGGGCGACCGGTTGATCGACGGAGCTGTCGAAGCGATTCAAACCTTGCGTGAACGGGGTGACAAAGTCGTCTTTCTCTCGAACAAGCCAATCGCGACCCGTCAGTCGTACGCGCATAAGCTGACAAAGATGGGCATCCCCACCAGCAAAGACGACGTCCTGAACTCTTCATTGATCGTCGCGCGTTACTTGCAGAAGGTGTGCAAGGAAGGCGACAAGGTGCTGGTGATCGGGGAAGAGCCGATCCGCGATGAGCTGCGCGAGCACGGCATCGCCATGAGCGACAATCCATTGGATGTGCAGTATGTGGTCCTGTCGTGGGACCGTCATTTCACGTACGACAGGCTCAACGACCTGTATCAGGCGGCAATTCGCGGGGCCACCGTGATTGCGTCCAACCCGGACCGCACCTGCCCGCTCGAGGACGGACAGATTCCCGATACGGGCGCTCTCATCGGGGCGTTGGAGGGAGCGACGGGCCAGCCGATCCAGCTGGTGGTCGGCAAGCCTTCCCCGATCGCGGCGGAGGCGGCCGTCCAGCACCTGGGTCTGGATTATTCCGCGTGCTACATGGTCGGCGATCGGCTGGAGACCGACATCAAAATGGGCAACGACACAGGAATGAATTCGGTCCTCGTCTTGACCGGGATCAGCACGAGGGAGATGGCGGAAACAAGCGAGCATAGTCCACGCTATATTTTGAATAGTATTAAAGAAATCGTGAACCTCTAA